The DNA window AAGAGGAACCAAAAATAACAACACAAATGTGATTGTGAAAGTCAATAAATATATTCTCaggattttaattttatccCTCAGACAACCTCAACAACAGAGCATAATAATATAGGAAGCAATGGAGTAAGTTGCGAAAGGAAAAGAGACACATATGCTGCATTAAGTGGTATACTGTATAGAAAGGAGATTGTCACTGCACAATACCTGCATACTTATATGGGGAGCATCATCGGCACGAGTTATTATACAAGAATCAAGAACTGGAACAAAAAAGTAATCCGCTTCTTCACCATTCAATGTTCGGTGAGGACTGGCCAACAAACTCTCATAGAGTGCCATCTATAGTAAGAGTAAGGGACAGAATAATGTCAATATTGCCATATAACATCTTTCTTTAGATGCTTTGATACACTTTCAGGAATACCTGTGCACCATAAAGATGATCGGTCCATATTGTCGCATTCCTATGATCATAGATTCTATTTATACACTCGAGCTTGAAATGCCGACCCTGAAATTTACAATACAATAAACAGAAGCCTAAATATTTCCATCTGGAGTAGGAAAGATTACAAGGGTTAAGATATAAGCAACCTGACCTCCAATAGAAGACTGTTAAATTCTGGCGGCAAATCGTAAACATATATGAGAGGCCTTTTCTTTGCCACTACAGCAGTTAGATTGTCTATTTTTCCAGTTTGTTTGTCACTATCTGGAATTTTGATCTGAGCTGGTCGAAGCCACTTGGGCCATTCTGCAACAGAGGATAAAACAGAAGGAATACTGCAATCTGTCCCGTACCAGCCTTTGTCACACTGCAGAAGTCACAATGAAGGGATCAAAAGAGACAGGTAAGGTCAAAATCCATGAGTATATCAGAGCCTGTGTCATTTGTGCAGCTAGACTGATATAAGTTTTGCAAAAGGAAACCAACAGTGAAAGCACACAAGTGGATTTCCATACATCAGTTGTGTGAGGATCTCATGCAGGATATACACTTTGGTTTCAATTTTTTAGTAGAATGTCATCTTTATACTGGGTTTTCCTGCATAAGAAACTGAGGAACACACTATGAGCTTATTGTAGTGTAGTGTATGTCAATGGCTACTGCTTGATAATATTCAGAACTATATAGACGAATTTCATGGCAGTACTGTACAGGTTCTTGTGCAGATCAAACTATAATTAGAATTGAAATTATTAAAATAGATATTAAATAAGTATGAAAGTTCCACATCCCTTGTAAATGATCATTAGTTTTACCTGACAAAATCCACCACGGCAGTACCCATGACCAGCACATTGGTTAATACAAACACTTTGTACAGACACCTCACAGAATCGACCCCAGAGGCCATCATACTTGCAATCACATTCTTCTTTGAAATGCACTTTACCATCATAAGCTTCCTTTGGATCCACGTTACACCATCCTCGTCTACTTCCATTAGTTGTGAAAATGTCAACATCAGCTTTTGTCCAATCAGCAAGAGACGGACCTCCAGGTTCAGAAGGCGGGCTGAACTAATTCATAAGAGTCTTGAATCAGGAAAAAATTACGAGACGACTCAAAAATATTGTTACATCAAAGGATTTACTTATGCTTACTTAATCACAAACCCACATCCCTCTGCAACAGGACGATTTGGGTATTTTGTGCCTTCTCCACAAAAGCACATTGCTCTTGTTGTGTCACAATGAGCTGAGCAAATCGACACAACCCATCGCCCATATGGGTCCTCTTTTGATCCAGAGTAATTACAATTTAGTTGCAGTCTTTCAGAGCATCCTTCCCCTGTCAGCCATAGAGATCACATGACAATATTGTTGGATGAGTGCTGAAACAGCATGAGCATTCAAATTTTCAGCAAACAGGAAATAATATGCTACCATGAATTGTTCTCTATCCAAATAACTCGAAATGAATTAGAAGCAGGGGAAACACCACTAGAAGATTCtgattatatttataatatttacAGGAAACTCATGTTATGAACTACTAGAAAAATTTAAACCCAAACAGGAAAGAAAGgttttatttactaaattaaccagaaaagaaaatgttcacaagacaaataaaaaagaaaagaaatcctATAATGTAAACGAGCCAAATAATATCCTTTTACAGTCATAGAGTACAAAACAAACAGAATACAGCGAGGAAGATTTATTTGACATCTAAACACAATTAATGTGTCAAGTTCCCCATACAAGCACAGCCAAAACAAACTTCAACATTATCTGTTGTTTTAATCAAGACTCACCACCAAACCCATGGAAGCAGCTACACTGACCCAATTGCCTATTGCAGATGCCTTGCCCGCTGCAATCATTTTTGCAGCTCTTGCCACCAATTTCCTGATGCCGCAATATTGTGTTATATTAACAGAGGTAGCATGAATTGGACTCAAACTCTAATAGCAACACAAGTTTTTAAAGGTGCAAAGTTAAAAACACCCAATGCAGCAACTGTACAGATGCATAATGCAAACTCCAATCCGTTGATATCAGAACTAAACATAGCGAAAACTTGAAAATAATCAAAAGTAAACAATCATATGCATGTCTAAGTTAAATGGTTGATTTATTTTCCAGAGACGGGGCCAGTTGAAGAAATCCTTGACGACTACAAATAAGTAGTACCTGGACAATTTTGACAGCAGCAGTCTTTGAGTCGCAACCAGATAACCACCTCCCTATTTCTGCTTTCCACGGAGCACCACGATAGACAACAGCGTTTCGTGAATCAGCAGGATATTGGATGTTTAAATCAACCATTGACTGTTGCTTTTGATTCTCATCGTCTTTGCCTCGTTCAACAGGCCCACTTAATTGCTTGCTACCATCAGTTGAGCCATTCACCGGCATATTACCACCATCTGATATATTATTAGGGACAACAGTTTTGCCTTCTTGTCTAGATCCAATTACTTGAATAGATGAGTTCTCAATCATGTCAACCTGGCTAGCCCCAAAATTGTCTAGAGGACTCTctggagaaagaaaaaaatgaaccaCTGTCACTAAGGCCACTACTGTAGCAATAACTCCTATCAGGGACCATGAGCTCCATTTTTGGAAGGTGAACATCATCCCTGAAAATCCTCTCCACCTTATGTATGCCAAAAGTCAAATCTTTGACTTTCACCAACCAATCTTCTACTTCATCCTCAGGCTTGTGGGACAGTTTTACCAGTTACCAACTTCAATTAGCCTCCGACAATTATTTTCCTATGAAATTCCAGGAAATGtcaaaaaaatcatgaaatcacaACATACCCTGAGATACATGGTAAACAATCAAAACAGCCAAATTTCAGCAGATTAATTCATCATGCAAAATAATAGGCACAATTTTGCATCATCACAACGTCTTTTTCATGAACAGAATGTTTTAATTTTGTCAAATGAGATGATCAATTGAGGTCAAGCCAACTCAAACAGATGGAAACACAGCAAAAGTTGCCAGCTTTGGCAAACAGATTCCAACTCAGAGTGGCTATTCTGTCCATCACAAACAAAATGTGAATTCAAGAAAAATGCTGACTCTTCTGAACTAAGACAGCAGACCGGAGTCTGAAATGCCTTCTGCAGATCTCAATTAACCTCAATATTAATATAGAATCAAGAACCCTTACCAGAAACCGTTCAATTCAATTGAAACACAcactgaaaattttcagctgaacttgaaaatacaaaaaatgcagaaaatccCATAAGTCTTGTTGAATTTCACCGGCAAAAACACACACTATAGCAAAAATTAATAAAGGGATTACCAGTTGAATAGGGAGAAATTTGTTTGTTTATGATGCAGCCCAGATGAAAAATACTGCCAAATTTTGAATGCTGACTTCGCATATGCATATGTGGGTGGGTGGGTGAATACATACATGTACGATGAAACAACAAAAGGGCTTGGTATAAACGTCTGAAACGTCTTATGTTCTTGTGTCCTTCGGTAAATACAAGCAAGCCGCCAAGTATTTTGGCTGGAAGTGTTTGAACACAACTAATCAGTGAAGGTTGGAATCTGGAAAGGTAGCAGTTAAAATGACAGAAAATACCCCTATTTCTGGCATGTTTCCACGTGAATCTAAGGGCAATATGGGAATTTTATTTGCATATTTACAACAGCTTTTGGATATTTTTGGACATTTACTATTTgcattttctcaatataataAATTATAGTAACAGGCGTTCACGCCTTGACGCAGAACTCTAGTCTAGTGAGCTTCGTGACATTTTCTTACGAAAGTAAGAAATTCGACAAATAAATCTAAATTTCCGGACAATgttcaaaagccggcaacttttgaaGACGCCTAGGAGACTTATCTACCCAAATCCATCCTCCCCAAGACCGATGTGAGATTGAAACCCCGACAAGGGCCAAGCCTTCACGGGCTGTTGCTGCTAAGAAGTAATTACCCCCCATAAATCCGAGTTAGACGACCCCAGTGGTATATTTCTTCCTGACATTTTCTTACGAAAGTAAGAAGTTCGACAAATAAACCTAGATCCCCGAGTAATCTTCAAAAGTCGGCAACTTTTGAAAACACCCAGGGACTTATCTACCCAAACCTAGTCTAGCGAGCTTGAGGGGACATTTTTGGAGCAATTGCATTTAAGTAGCTTACCTAGCGCTCTTAGACAATAAAGTAGCTCATGAACTAGGGCATTTCGCTAAAATATCTGACTGTTAAATTTCTGTGGAATTTTCTCATACTTTTATTGAACAATTCGTATTCGACAAATTCTAGCAAATTtaggaataaaatattttttgttaTAAAGAAAAGGGCAAACTCGAAATGTTGTCTTGTTATGGTGGCAAATACACTCAAGATTGTATCCTTCAGAATAAGAGGTCGGTCTGATTTTGAGTTTATTAATTGTGAGCTATAGTCTAATTTATGTTAATATTAGTCCCATTATATGTGTTTCTTCATTCGAACTTGTGCATTTTTGTACTtatgattatcatgttttagaaaaaaaaaaccatatatatatatattttttgtattttgcctCCAATCTCATTATTCTATAAGTTTGCATTTAAAGTGTGAATATCCCATTCCATATTAAAAATCATCTCATGATCCACACTGCTAAAGTGTTTAAAAAGTTGAACGGACTTCAAATTTTCTAATGGGATTAAAACaaagtgaaataattaaaaCTCTTAGTCAATACTTTGGTATTTCACCGTTAATGTTGCTATAATTTTAAAGTGAGTAAAATGAAACTAATAATTATAAGCAAAAAGGGAGTTGAAAGTGAATTACCCTACTTTGTTTTCCAACAATACATCATTGCAGGCCTAAACGAGCATTATTCTTGTTCCTCACTAGTATTTTATGGTTGAAATACACATTGTTTTATGTAGATTAATTGCATCGACGACTACACAATGAGCTGTCTggatttgaatttcttttgagATGCTGCTGTGATTCAGTTGCATAATCATGTGGTGGTAGAGATCTTGTCAACAAAtcctctttaaaaaaaaaaaaaagaagaacacaTACTTGAACATGGAGTACATGTCTACAAGAATGATCACAAAACAGTTTAATTGCAATTGGTAGTTTTCTAATGAAGTCAACTAATTTGCCTTTACTTGATGATGAATTAAAAATCCACAACCAACGGATCTTGGTGCAAGCAGAAGGAGCTTGCATCTCTTAATCATGAGGTCTCAAATTCGAAACTCATGAGAATGGAAAAAATAACGTTGAGAGAGCTTCTCCCGTAAAGGTCTGACACGGCTCGAACATGATTAGTAAACCGTAAAACGGATGCGAATATCTGTGAATTATATCAAGAGATCTTGTCAACAAATcctgtttaaaaaaaaaaagaaaaaaaagaacacaTACTTGAACATGGAGGAAATGTCTACAAGAATGATAACAAAATAGTTTAATTGCAATTGGTAGTTTTCTAATGAAGTCAACTTCTTGATGATGAATTATAAGTCCACAACTTGTTTGGCAACTTCCAACTACAAGAATACGCGGATTCGCTTGCCAATTACAAGAATAATAAAATAGAAAAGCAGAGCCATTGGAAAGAAAGCCGCTTGTTTTTTGCAGCTCCTTTTGAAAAGTGAAATTAAGGTTGAGTTTTGACTCTAAACATTCAAACATTGCAATTCACCACCTTTTTTAGCTTGAAATTGACAAACAAACATACTCCTGAACCTGATTAGCGAATTTCAACAATACCGGCATATTCTTTGGAATTTTGAGCAGTTTTGATAATTTACATGTCTTTTAGTGCCCCATTCTCATGAAAATCATGGGAGAGTGTTTAAGTGTTAATTTATGGAGGTAATGTGACATGTTTCTTGAATCCTTAAGTAGCTGCTGGAAACTAATTAGTTTAAACATTCCCATGGAAAGACATGTAATGATCTTCATGTTTAAACTAATTTATGGACGTAATGTGACATGTTTGAACTAATAATGATCTTCATGTTTATTACGTACATCTTTTTTTATGCTGTCaagttaaagaaaacaaaatagttTAGTGCTAATACTAGGAACAAAACACCTCATTGAACTTGATTTTGAGGTGTGCCCCTCCTTACAAAAATGCTGAGTCCAAACAATCTCATGTATACAACATGAATTCTAAACTAAAATCTTTAATTAACAATTGTGGCGTTGAGATCTTTACCAAGGGATCAAATTACAAAGAGGCATTAAAGGGAGAAAATGATAGGGAGTACTAGTCAAAACATTTTATTATTCAGATGCAGTTTAAAGGGTTATGCATATGTATTGGCTATTACAGGCTGAAAGGTGGCAATGGCATTGACTTTTCTCCTCCAACGTAAACAAATAAAGGTTTCTTTTCCCATTACAATTACAAACTTGTGCTCGCCAACATCATCTCAACCTTGTAGATTCATTTAAAATGTATGATTGAGCATAAACACAAAGAAATGTGTACTTTTAATTAACTCCCAATATGTCCTATTCCTCACTATTgtaaatgcatttttttttttttttttttttgcattgaCATCTGATTTCATGAGGTCATTCCATCTTGTGTTATACACGTTTCCTACTACATCACCAGATGATAAAGAAAATTTAATGCATCAATCGCCAATCCCTGTCAATAATGGTTTGCTGGCTATGGCCAACAATGCCCCCAGTCGCTGGCTTTGAAAATGTAGGCAGTGTTAGGGAAGCCAACTACTATTAATTAGGATTCATCAACTTGTTGCAGTCTATATGAAGTTGTAATCCTATGTAACTTTCATCATGCCTGTTTCTGGAAATATAAAACTGGTTATGCAGAATATTTTTCAAGATAATTAGTGCAACCCATGATGCATCACAAGAAATATCGACTGAAATGCTATGACTTACAGCTTGATGTCATAAACTTAGCAGCAATTGATAGAGATTAGGCacagataaaataaaaagagtTTGTTATTAAATGAATTAAATTTGAAAGCTTTTGCCATTTCAACTTGTAGATCATATTGACTAAATGCATCCCTGCACATTAATTCATCGCCAAAAGTTTTGACAGAATTGCTTTTGCTGGGATAATTTGAAGGAAGTGGAAGTAATTGGGCTAGATTTTGCCGACCCTATGTGATTTTTGGCGTATAGCTCACAAGATCTTAATTGAACACAACGCATTAGGTGTATACTTCGCAAATTGTGGTCCTATATAGCCTAACTAGATTTAATTAGCTTAAAAATTAAACTTTAAGTAGATAAGAGAGTTTGAGTATATGTAGCATGTATATAACTGCTGCCCATAATAGTCAAGCATAACCAAAATTAGAAGAGCATAAGTTctaattaataaaacaaaactCATAAAAGAGCAAATACCCCAAAATTTGCAACTTTGAGTATACGTAACATGTGACGTCTTGGGGGAGGATTGGGTTGAATTGTAAGGTAAGAGGAATTGTAAGTAGGAAGTCGTGGGTATAATACCTCttatttacccaaaaaaaagtgACGTCTTGCTTTTTTCCATATATGCTTGTATTCTCTTTCTTAAATTTCATATATACAGAGTAATTGTAGAAGTCAAATTGATTTTTAGCATGCATGATCtgaactagtttttgaaaaatggtAGGTGTTAGAGTTTTTAATCAGACTATCAGAGGATCATTTAGAGAGTGATATTATAAAAGCCACTACAAGTACTTCAATCACTATTTTGGTGAAATGACTCTCATAATTAAATGGAACTTCAAGCAGCTTATTATCCTACTATAGATTTGCAGAACAAAGGATTCAATTTCGTTTCCTACTATATATTTGCAGAACAAAGTTTCTGCTTCAAAATGCAAGGTTGACAAAAAAAGGTGATAATACAGCAAAAATACCTACTGAATACActgtgtgtttggattgagatgatttgagataaaataatttgcttcataaatttcaatcacttttttatctttccaatcacctttttttttcacatacatcatatcacaaaaagtgttgcaataattatctcaaataaatcatctaaataaactcttatccaaataAACTGACTTCCGGCAAATTTCTAGCTTGTTGATCGAGTTATTGCTAGCTTTTCCAAGACCTTCCCCTAAGGATTAGTATaacattttttatatatataaatgttagTAGTTttgttcttaatttttcaattagTACTATATGTTtgattttattccttttctccATATATTTTCATTAGTAGTTTTGTTCTTAATTTtcatgtatgtatatatatagaaTAATCAGGATACGGCATAGGGCTGAACTGCAATTGACACATACGCAATTTAACGGGGTCAGTCGAAGGCAATGCTCCAAAAGAATAATCCTAGGTTTCTGCCTGTTTCAACCAA is part of the Coffea eugenioides isolate CCC68of chromosome 6, Ceug_1.0, whole genome shotgun sequence genome and encodes:
- the LOC113773098 gene encoding uncharacterized protein LOC113773098, producing the protein MMFTFQKWSSWSLIGVIATVVALVTVVHFFLSPESPLDNFGASQVDMIENSSIQVIGSRQEGKTVVPNNISDGGNMPVNGSTDGSKQLSGPVERGKDDENQKQQSMVDLNIQYPADSRNAVVYRGAPWKAEIGRWLSGCDSKTAAVKIVQEIGGKSCKNDCSGQGICNRQLGQCSCFHGFGGEGCSERLQLNCNYSGSKEDPYGRWVVSICSAHCDTTRAMCFCGEGTKYPNRPVAEGCGFVINPPSEPGGPSLADWTKADVDIFTTNGSRRGWCNVDPKEAYDGKVHFKEECDCKYDGLWGRFCEVSVQSVCINQCAGHGYCRGGFCQCDKGWYGTDCSIPSVLSSVAEWPKWLRPAQIKIPDSDKQTGKIDNLTAVVAKKRPLIYVYDLPPEFNSLLLEGRHFKLECINRIYDHRNATIWTDHLYGAQMALYESLLASPHRTLNGEEADYFFVPVLDSCIITRADDAPHISMQDHSGLRSSLTLEFYKKASDHIIAQYPYWNRSSGRDHIWSFMWDEGACYAPKEIWNSMMLVHWGNTNSKHNHSTTAYWGDNWDTISPERRGNHPCFDPDKDLVLPAWKHPDGNSLKSKLWSWPHEKRKTLFYFNGNLGPAYEHGRPEDTYSMGIRQKVAAEFGSSPNKKGKLGNQHTADVVVTPLRTDHYHKELASSIFCGVMPGDGWSGRIEDSIFQGCIPVVIQDGIYLPYENVLNYESFAVRIQEDEIPKLISILRSFNETEIKFKLENVRKIWQRFLYRDSVLLEAERQKNILGLVEDWAIEFSKLLEDDVFSTLIQVLHYKLHNDVWRRELNHGKEYGLPRECLIRS